A section of the Cutibacterium granulosum genome encodes:
- a CDS encoding S41 family peptidase: MASGYLRYPDIHDDLVVFTADDDLWLVPVTGGRASRVTTDHVPVRNPRFSPSGTRIAWTSYLAQRPEVYVLDLASGQQHRLTWLGARKLLTIGWLDEDHIVFCSPHQTNDVGLMWLYTVSLDGQIERLEYGPGMDLAISPEGDIATVTPNSGDCSKWKRYRGGTAGQIWLRAAGQDEFTRLLRDGEDHDGIDVEAGRYGVGWIDGRLIFSSDMGAVLPDNPTEQAQLWSVNAHGADLRQHTHHSEEHGYVRDPRTDGTTIVYHAHGQLYVMDGLDAHSDQIDVELGIGAPAPVSVDPTDRLQSITSDFGGDGSLLEWRGAAYYLTHRSGPARALSADATARVRSPKALGNTGLGVWASDVTDDDCLEVAALDGSGYRDTGEPRRIAAGQLGMVLWLEPSPAGDKIAVVSHDGRVLIVTVESGQVRQVGRSAQGEATGLAWSPDGRYLVWRQARDGEDSCGAIFCWDEHGLGESFQLTKGTFDDSNPVFTADGKYLVMLSARTFDPHYDGQTFDLSFGHTIRPWLAPLSASEPSPFGPVPEGWRISEVQDAKAKALANAAGDSDHAPTVTCELDSDGFEERLVPFPVASGRYRSLTAVKDGVVWIEEADRGGELGAARAGVTGEAPADALVHYGFASRRIERIVEAVDTFAVSGDGERLIVRHKDEVSVVPSDHKVDAEDPAHVAVDLMRLRRRITPRDEWRQMFDENGRLMATHYWRDDMNGVDWEAVLRRYRPLVDRIHSVDDLYDILWETVGELNTSHSYVSPAGLDGDPSLRAGLLGADYGVPTDDGVPIVRVVPGESSDPLAWSPLRAAGVAVRDGDVIVAVDGNKLGHDLSLGEALEGSAGHTVELTVRTGDQARRVAVVPMADEAPLRYHDWVASRRRYVEERSGGRLGYLHVPDMVSNGWAELHRQIVEATRHEGVVADVRFNHGGHTSQLVVERLSRQVLGWDFGKWYDTPATYPQNAVRGPIVMVTNQWAGSDGDIVSAVTQAMGYAPIVGERSWGGVVGIDGRFDLVDGTEVTQPRYAGWYGDYGWGVENHGVDPDITVTVRPEDWESDRDVQLDAAIDYCIAQLGERPAAIPPAMPPAAFGGPVEE, translated from the coding sequence ATGGCATCTGGCTATCTGCGATACCCCGACATTCACGATGACCTGGTGGTGTTCACCGCTGACGACGATCTATGGCTGGTCCCCGTCACCGGAGGACGCGCCAGCCGCGTCACCACTGACCATGTCCCGGTACGCAATCCTCGGTTCTCGCCGTCGGGCACGCGCATTGCGTGGACGTCATACCTGGCCCAGCGTCCCGAGGTGTACGTACTCGACCTGGCCAGTGGGCAACAGCACCGACTCACCTGGCTCGGTGCTCGCAAACTGTTGACGATCGGCTGGCTCGACGAGGACCACATCGTCTTCTGCTCCCCGCACCAGACCAATGACGTTGGCCTCATGTGGCTGTACACGGTGAGTCTGGACGGTCAGATCGAGCGACTGGAATACGGACCCGGCATGGATCTGGCGATCTCACCGGAGGGTGACATCGCCACCGTCACCCCGAACTCCGGTGACTGCTCCAAGTGGAAGCGCTATCGAGGCGGCACCGCCGGGCAGATCTGGCTGCGGGCCGCTGGGCAGGACGAGTTCACGCGTCTGCTGCGAGATGGCGAGGACCATGACGGCATTGACGTCGAGGCTGGACGGTACGGAGTCGGCTGGATCGACGGCAGACTCATCTTCAGCTCCGACATGGGGGCGGTGCTGCCCGACAATCCCACCGAACAGGCCCAACTGTGGTCGGTCAACGCCCACGGTGCCGATCTGCGCCAGCACACCCACCACTCCGAGGAACACGGCTACGTGCGTGACCCGCGCACCGACGGCACGACGATCGTCTACCATGCGCATGGCCAGCTGTACGTCATGGACGGTTTGGACGCCCATTCCGACCAGATCGATGTGGAGCTGGGCATCGGTGCACCCGCCCCGGTCTCGGTCGATCCCACGGACCGGCTGCAGTCGATCACCTCGGACTTCGGTGGGGACGGGTCCCTGCTCGAGTGGCGTGGAGCCGCCTACTACCTCACCCATCGCAGTGGCCCGGCACGTGCACTGTCCGCCGACGCCACGGCCCGAGTGCGTTCCCCCAAAGCGCTGGGCAACACCGGCCTGGGGGTGTGGGCCAGTGACGTCACCGACGACGACTGCCTGGAGGTGGCTGCCCTGGACGGCAGTGGCTACCGCGACACCGGGGAGCCACGTCGAATTGCCGCAGGGCAGTTGGGCATGGTGCTCTGGCTGGAGCCCTCCCCGGCCGGTGACAAGATCGCCGTGGTGAGCCACGACGGACGTGTTCTCATCGTCACGGTGGAATCCGGCCAGGTACGTCAGGTGGGTCGCTCCGCACAGGGCGAGGCCACCGGACTGGCATGGTCCCCGGACGGACGGTACCTGGTGTGGCGTCAGGCACGCGACGGTGAGGACAGCTGCGGAGCAATCTTCTGCTGGGACGAACACGGGCTCGGCGAGTCATTCCAACTCACCAAGGGCACCTTCGACGACTCCAACCCGGTGTTCACAGCTGACGGCAAGTACCTCGTCATGCTCTCCGCACGCACCTTCGACCCGCATTACGACGGTCAGACCTTCGACCTGTCCTTCGGGCACACCATCCGACCGTGGCTTGCGCCCCTGTCGGCGAGTGAACCCTCACCGTTCGGACCGGTTCCCGAAGGATGGCGGATCAGCGAGGTGCAGGACGCCAAGGCGAAGGCCCTCGCCAACGCCGCTGGTGACTCGGACCATGCACCCACGGTCACCTGCGAACTGGACAGTGATGGTTTCGAGGAGCGTCTGGTGCCCTTCCCGGTTGCCTCGGGTCGGTATCGCAGCCTGACTGCCGTCAAGGACGGTGTCGTGTGGATCGAGGAGGCCGATCGGGGTGGTGAACTCGGAGCCGCCCGTGCCGGGGTCACCGGAGAGGCTCCCGCCGACGCCCTCGTCCATTACGGGTTCGCCTCCCGGCGCATCGAGAGGATCGTCGAGGCCGTCGACACCTTCGCCGTCTCCGGTGACGGGGAACGACTCATCGTGCGTCACAAGGACGAGGTCAGCGTCGTGCCCAGCGATCACAAGGTGGATGCCGAGGATCCCGCCCACGTTGCCGTTGATCTCATGCGATTGCGTCGACGCATCACCCCGCGTGACGAGTGGCGTCAGATGTTCGACGAGAATGGCCGTCTCATGGCCACCCACTACTGGCGTGACGACATGAATGGCGTCGACTGGGAGGCGGTGCTGCGTCGGTACCGTCCACTGGTCGATCGGATTCACAGCGTCGACGACCTGTACGACATCCTCTGGGAGACCGTTGGCGAGCTCAACACCTCACACTCCTACGTCTCGCCAGCCGGGCTCGACGGTGACCCGAGTCTGCGCGCTGGACTGCTCGGAGCCGACTACGGTGTCCCCACCGACGATGGGGTGCCGATCGTGCGTGTCGTGCCCGGTGAGTCGTCGGACCCGCTGGCCTGGTCCCCGTTGCGTGCCGCCGGGGTGGCAGTGCGAGACGGCGATGTCATCGTGGCCGTGGACGGCAACAAGCTCGGGCACGATCTCAGCCTGGGCGAGGCCTTGGAGGGCTCTGCCGGGCACACGGTGGAACTCACCGTGCGTACCGGGGACCAGGCGCGTCGGGTGGCCGTGGTACCCATGGCCGATGAGGCCCCATTGCGCTACCACGACTGGGTCGCCTCCCGACGCCGCTATGTCGAGGAACGATCCGGTGGGCGGCTGGGCTACCTGCACGTACCAGACATGGTCTCCAACGGATGGGCCGAGCTGCACCGTCAGATCGTCGAGGCCACTCGCCACGAAGGGGTTGTTGCCGATGTGCGCTTCAACCACGGCGGCCACACCTCCCAGCTCGTCGTGGAGCGGCTGTCGCGCCAGGTGCTCGGCTGGGACTTCGGCAAATGGTATGACACCCCCGCCACGTATCCGCAGAACGCCGTGCGCGGTCCGATCGTCATGGTGACCAACCAGTGGGCCGGTTCGGACGGTGACATCGTCTCGGCTGTCACCCAGGCCATGGGATATGCCCCGATCGTGGGGGAGCGGTCCTGGGGTGGTGTGGTTGGTATCGACGGACGCTTCGACCTGGTCGACGGCACCGAGGTCACCCAGCCGCGCTATGCCGGATGGTACGGCGACTACGGGTGGGGCGTGGAGAACCACGGCGTCGATCCGGACATCACCGTGACCGTTCGCCCGGAGGACTGGGAGTCCGATCGCGACGTCCAGCTCGATGCCGCCATCGATTACTGCATCGCCCAGCTGGGTGAGCGGCCGGCTGCCATCCCACCTGCCATGCCGCCGGCAGCTTTCGGTGGTCCGGTGGAGGAGTGA
- the valS gene encoding valine--tRNA ligase: MTSQTHEENGTPTRGVVPDKPALEGLEAKWGKVWEDEQLYAFHGDQVESREAVFSIDTPPPTVSGHLHPGHVFSYTHTDTIARYQRMRGKKVFYPMGWDDNGLPTERRVQNYYGVRCDPSLPYDPDFEPPAKPDPKHQISISRRNFVELCVKLTAVDEKTFQDLWRSVGLSVDWNQLYTTISPESQRIAQLAFLRNHARGEAYLNDAPTLWDVTYQTAVAQAELEARDYPGAYHRLAFHRDNGDDVFIETTRPELLAACCALIAHPDDERYQHLFGTTVTTPLYGVEVPVIAHPAAEMDKGAGIAMCCTFGDLTDVQWWRELQLPTRTIMGRDGRIIRETPDWIVNTEAYEQIAGKTAFTARKLVVEAVTASGEMDGDPRPTERKANFYEKGDKPLEIIGTRQWYIRNGGRDEELRAQLLERGRELDWVPEHMRHRYENWVEGLNGDWLISRQRFFGVPFPVWYRLDEQGEPDYEHPIVPAEDELPVDPASQAPQGYQEEQRGQAGGFIGDPDVMDTWATSSLTPQLVTGWQRDDDLFAKTFPMDFAPEAHDIIRTWVFSRIVRAHLENGVLPWKRAAISGFVTDPDRKKMSKSKGNTVVPTEIIEQFGADAVRWRAAMARPGMDSPFDKAQMKVGRRLAMKVLNASKFVLGFGAGGKLTDVTNPADLAMLAGLRHLIVTVTEAFEQFNYTAALEASEQFFWTFCDDYLELVKERAYDSDGADEAGALSARTALRTALDVLLRLFAPFLPFVTEEVWSWWKPGSVHIASWPIPEELPCAGDVELLEDISAALVELRGVKSTHKKPMRTPILHATVSAPASMIEHLKLVQTDLAYVSKTEKFTWVEGGEELSLEAELGEPPAKRK, from the coding sequence ATGACGTCACAGACCCACGAAGAAAACGGCACGCCGACTCGCGGCGTGGTGCCCGACAAGCCAGCCCTGGAGGGGCTCGAAGCCAAATGGGGCAAGGTCTGGGAGGACGAGCAGCTCTACGCATTCCATGGCGACCAGGTGGAGTCCCGCGAGGCAGTGTTCTCCATCGACACCCCGCCGCCGACCGTCTCGGGACATCTGCATCCCGGGCACGTGTTCTCCTACACCCACACCGACACCATCGCTCGTTACCAGCGGATGCGGGGCAAGAAGGTCTTCTACCCGATGGGCTGGGATGACAACGGCCTGCCCACCGAACGTCGCGTCCAGAACTACTACGGTGTGCGCTGTGACCCGTCGTTGCCCTACGACCCGGACTTCGAGCCACCGGCCAAGCCGGATCCCAAGCACCAGATCTCCATCTCGCGTCGCAACTTCGTGGAACTGTGCGTCAAGTTGACCGCAGTCGATGAGAAGACCTTCCAGGACCTGTGGCGTTCCGTCGGCCTGTCGGTGGACTGGAATCAGCTCTACACAACGATCTCACCGGAATCCCAGCGCATCGCCCAGTTGGCGTTCCTGCGCAATCACGCCCGCGGTGAGGCCTACCTCAACGACGCCCCGACCCTGTGGGACGTCACCTACCAGACGGCGGTGGCCCAGGCCGAGTTGGAGGCCCGCGACTACCCCGGTGCCTATCACCGACTGGCCTTCCATCGCGACAATGGTGACGACGTCTTCATCGAGACGACTCGCCCAGAGCTCCTGGCGGCCTGCTGCGCCCTCATCGCCCACCCCGACGACGAGCGCTACCAGCATCTGTTCGGCACCACCGTCACCACACCGTTGTACGGGGTCGAGGTGCCGGTGATCGCCCACCCGGCTGCCGAGATGGACAAGGGCGCCGGCATCGCCATGTGCTGCACCTTCGGTGACCTCACCGACGTGCAGTGGTGGCGGGAGCTGCAGCTGCCGACTCGCACCATCATGGGACGCGACGGACGTATCATCCGCGAGACGCCGGACTGGATCGTCAACACCGAGGCCTACGAACAGATTGCCGGCAAGACGGCCTTCACCGCCCGCAAACTCGTCGTGGAGGCCGTGACGGCATCCGGTGAGATGGACGGTGATCCCCGGCCCACCGAGCGCAAGGCGAACTTCTACGAGAAGGGCGACAAGCCCCTGGAGATCATCGGCACCCGCCAGTGGTACATCCGCAACGGCGGCCGCGACGAGGAGCTGCGTGCCCAGCTGCTGGAACGTGGCCGCGAACTGGACTGGGTGCCCGAGCACATGCGGCACCGCTACGAGAACTGGGTCGAGGGACTCAACGGTGACTGGCTCATCAGCCGTCAGCGCTTCTTCGGGGTGCCGTTCCCGGTGTGGTACCGGCTCGACGAGCAGGGCGAGCCCGACTACGAGCACCCGATCGTGCCTGCCGAGGACGAGCTGCCGGTCGACCCGGCCTCCCAGGCCCCGCAGGGCTACCAGGAGGAGCAGCGCGGCCAGGCTGGTGGGTTCATCGGCGACCCGGACGTCATGGACACCTGGGCGACCAGCTCACTGACCCCGCAGCTGGTGACCGGCTGGCAGCGAGACGATGACCTGTTCGCCAAGACCTTCCCGATGGACTTCGCCCCCGAGGCTCACGACATCATCCGCACCTGGGTGTTCTCCCGTATCGTGCGTGCCCATCTGGAGAATGGCGTGTTGCCGTGGAAACGTGCCGCGATCTCCGGGTTCGTCACGGATCCCGATCGCAAGAAGATGAGCAAGTCCAAGGGCAACACGGTGGTGCCCACCGAGATCATCGAGCAGTTCGGTGCCGATGCGGTGCGTTGGCGTGCGGCGATGGCACGGCCCGGCATGGACTCCCCCTTCGACAAGGCACAGATGAAGGTGGGTCGTCGTCTGGCGATGAAGGTCCTCAACGCGTCGAAGTTCGTGCTGGGTTTCGGTGCGGGCGGCAAGCTCACCGACGTGACGAATCCCGCCGACCTGGCAATGCTGGCTGGGTTGCGCCATCTCATCGTCACGGTCACCGAGGCTTTCGAGCAGTTCAACTACACCGCTGCCCTGGAGGCCTCCGAGCAGTTCTTCTGGACGTTCTGCGACGACTACCTGGAACTCGTCAAGGAACGTGCCTACGACTCCGACGGCGCCGATGAGGCCGGTGCGCTGAGCGCTCGCACCGCGCTGCGCACTGCCCTGGACGTCCTGCTGCGGCTCTTCGCGCCGTTCCTGCCGTTCGTCACCGAGGAGGTGTGGAGCTGGTGGAAACCTGGCTCGGTACACATCGCCTCGTGGCCGATTCCCGAGGAACTGCCCTGTGCCGGTGACGTGGAGCTGCTCGAGGACATCTCGGCGGCCCTGGTCGAGCTGCGCGGCGTGAAGTCCACCCACAAGAAGCCGATGCGCACCCCGATCCTGCACGCCACGGTGAGCGCCCCGGCATCCATGATCGAGCATCTCAAGTTGGTGCAGACCGATCTGGCGTACGTCTCCAAGACCGAGAAGTTCACCTGGGTCGAGGGCGGTGAGGAGCTGAGCCTGGAGGCTGAGCTCGGCGAGCCGCCGGCCAAGAGGAAGTAA
- a CDS encoding DsbA family protein, with translation MSQNSSRREAMRAQQQAQEAAARRRKIVGIVAGILVVAIIAAVVIWAVNRDKGSEEATGPQVKPPSATGSAHAYVVNKGKAKKGAPVLKVYEDFQCPVCKQVEDIFGKKFEALAASGDIELQWQTLTFLDDKIPGESSQRSAVATACADTVGKIAPYHDVVFAHQPEEGTGYTDDQLRGAFAKDAGITGADLTKFQKCYDTKATKDFATNAAEEGLKEGMKLEKKFGTPFMTVDGKPWNDWTNLAEANQNQLLDAIKKAAK, from the coding sequence ATGAGCCAGAACTCCTCCCGCCGCGAAGCAATGCGGGCCCAGCAGCAGGCCCAGGAGGCTGCCGCACGACGCCGCAAGATCGTCGGCATCGTCGCGGGCATCCTCGTCGTCGCCATCATCGCCGCTGTCGTCATCTGGGCCGTCAATCGGGACAAGGGATCTGAGGAAGCCACCGGACCTCAGGTGAAGCCGCCGAGTGCCACCGGCTCTGCCCATGCCTACGTCGTCAACAAGGGCAAGGCCAAGAAGGGTGCCCCGGTGCTCAAGGTGTACGAGGACTTCCAGTGCCCGGTCTGCAAGCAGGTGGAGGACATCTTCGGCAAGAAGTTCGAGGCCTTGGCAGCCTCCGGTGACATCGAGTTGCAGTGGCAGACCCTCACTTTTCTAGACGATAAAATACCTGGTGAGTCTTCTCAGCGCTCTGCAGTTGCCACCGCTTGTGCTGACACTGTTGGCAAAATCGCTCCATATCACGACGTCGTTTTCGCCCACCAACCAGAAGAGGGCACCGGCTACACCGACGACCAGCTGCGCGGCGCCTTCGCCAAGGATGCCGGAATCACTGGCGCCGATCTCACCAAATTCCAGAAGTGCTATGACACCAAGGCCACCAAGGACTTCGCCACGAATGCTGCCGAGGAGGGGCTGAAGGAAGGCATGAAGCTCGAGAAGAAATTCGGGACTCCATTCATGACAGTTGACGGAAAACCCTGGAATGACTGGACGAACTTGGCAGAAGCCAATCAGAACCAGCTGCTAGACGCCATCAAGAAGGCCGCCAAGTGA
- a CDS encoding DoxX family protein, whose product MDKTTQTPPAHQKSWQRWVGLVARLILGVTLIVAGLLKVTAVDSSIAAVRTYRIVSWDFAKVIGTAMPVVEIIVGLAILVGLLTRWSALLGALAMVAFIAGIASVWARGISLDCGCFGGGGLRQDPWPTVVHGYIKDIVRDTGLFLCGLWLVIHPRTALSLDGWMSAPDAAMPPEEPATPERASQQ is encoded by the coding sequence ATGGACAAGACGACACAGACTCCCCCGGCGCACCAGAAATCGTGGCAACGCTGGGTCGGGCTGGTGGCGCGGCTCATCCTGGGAGTCACACTCATCGTTGCGGGACTGCTGAAGGTCACTGCCGTGGACTCGAGCATCGCCGCGGTACGTACCTATCGCATCGTCTCGTGGGATTTCGCGAAAGTCATTGGCACCGCCATGCCGGTTGTCGAGATCATCGTGGGGCTGGCCATCCTCGTGGGACTTCTCACTCGATGGTCGGCCCTGCTCGGTGCACTGGCCATGGTGGCGTTCATCGCCGGGATTGCATCGGTGTGGGCTCGCGGGATCAGCCTCGACTGCGGATGTTTCGGCGGGGGCGGGTTGCGCCAGGATCCCTGGCCCACCGTGGTCCACGGTTACATCAAGGACATCGTGCGTGACACCGGCCTGTTCCTGTGTGGTCTGTGGTTGGTCATCCATCCGCGTACCGCGCTGTCCTTGGACGGTTGGATGAGCGCACCGGACGCTGCCATGCCGCCCGAGGAGCCTGCGACCCCTGAACGCGCGTCACAGCAGTAG
- the pgl gene encoding 6-phosphogluconolactonase, with translation MPHQRVIRYLSADDLADGLALRLVRAILRRQDTQGEVHLCVTGGQAAIRVYECLHDVDERTSVDPSRLHVWWSDDAFVPTGDAQRTSLRTLPLLLTAFHLDPSRTHPIPTMDGKDDADDAAYAYAQELGNTIFDICLLDVGESGAVASLFADDPLFSPHTTALAVGVTASPTPATERISLTLPEINRSHQVWLIASGAHKAKAVNESLLEGSQLPAALAHGTEETLWWTDQLAAAQLPSYNCSL, from the coding sequence ATGCCGCATCAGCGTGTCATCCGATACCTGTCGGCTGACGACCTGGCTGACGGGCTTGCGCTCCGTCTGGTTCGGGCCATACTCCGTCGCCAGGACACCCAGGGTGAGGTGCATCTGTGCGTCACCGGCGGCCAGGCTGCCATCCGGGTGTACGAGTGCCTGCACGACGTGGACGAACGCACCTCGGTGGATCCGTCCCGACTGCACGTGTGGTGGAGCGATGACGCATTCGTCCCCACCGGCGATGCACAGCGCACATCGTTGCGCACCCTGCCGTTGCTGCTCACCGCCTTTCACCTGGACCCCTCACGCACCCACCCCATCCCGACGATGGATGGCAAGGATGATGCCGACGACGCCGCCTACGCCTATGCCCAGGAATTGGGCAACACCATCTTCGACATCTGCCTGTTGGACGTGGGGGAAAGCGGTGCGGTGGCGTCGCTCTTCGCCGACGATCCCTTGTTCTCCCCACACACGACGGCACTGGCGGTGGGGGTGACGGCCTCGCCCACTCCCGCCACTGAACGGATCTCGCTCACCCTCCCCGAGATCAATCGTTCCCACCAGGTGTGGCTCATCGCATCGGGTGCGCACAAGGCCAAGGCAGTCAATGAGTCCTTGCTGGAAGGGTCGCAACTGCCAGCTGCCCTGGCCCATGGCACCGAGGAGACGCTGTGGTGGACCGACCAGTTGGCAGCTGCGCAATTGCCGAGTTACAACTGCTCGCTGTGA
- a CDS encoding sodium-translocating pyrophosphatase — protein MSRNHRWAAGLALLALFLTGCSSSSGRAGGGGEANLKLPPLDEQVGSVSGTTLLWIGLAVCVLGLVFGLTTYSKLRKLPVHQAMHEVSELIYTTCKTYLKQQAKFLMVLWAFIAIVIVVYFLFLEHMGAKVLIILLFSLIGMAGSFGVAWYGIRVNTFANSRTAHASLKGRPFECFDIPLRSGMSIGMVLISVELFMMLAIMLLLPGDLAGPCFIGFAIGESLGAACLRIAGGIFTKIADVGADLMKIAFHIKEDDARNPGVIADCTGDNAGDSVGPSADGFETYGVTGVALVTFILGAVPNQSEQVQLLVWIFVVRVVMLVASYLSYLVNNAIARAKYGKVDEFDFEKPLSSLVWITSAMSILLTALTTWWMLGGMGDGTMWWKLTVIISCGTLAGALIPELVKAFTSTNSRHVREVVTSAKEGGASLDILSGLVAGNFSGYWLGVAIVALMGAAFLVSGTGSGLGDMGAMSEVKWAVFAFGLVAFGFLGMGAVTIAVDSYGPVTDNAQSVYELSTIEELPDIDEQVKAEFGFTPRWKVAKHFLEAQDGAGNTFKATAKPVLIGTAVVGATTMIFSIIMMLTDGLQNTTEVTKLGLTHAPFLLGLITGGAIIYWFSGASMQAVTTGAYRAVEYIKANMKLDATATKASAEDSTRVVQICTEYAQKGMINIFLAVFFSALAFAFVDPYFFIGYLISIAVFGLYQAIFMANAGGAWDNAKKIVEVDLDAKGTPLHDASVVGDTVGDPFKDTSSVALNPVIKFTTLFGLLAVELAVSIGAGPLTHILAVMFFLIAAFFVYRSFYDMRIRRTDDDFVSFDDVPHVDDGPAAVAGAGHETSPSSDPRPRRVDPEH, from the coding sequence ATGTCCAGAAATCACCGGTGGGCCGCCGGGCTGGCACTGCTGGCACTTTTCCTCACCGGGTGCAGCTCATCAAGCGGGCGGGCCGGCGGTGGCGGCGAGGCCAACCTCAAACTTCCGCCCCTCGACGAGCAGGTCGGTTCGGTGTCTGGCACCACCTTGTTGTGGATCGGCCTGGCCGTGTGCGTGCTGGGCCTGGTCTTCGGCCTGACGACGTACTCGAAACTACGCAAACTTCCGGTGCACCAGGCCATGCATGAGGTCTCCGAGCTCATCTACACCACGTGCAAGACGTACCTCAAGCAGCAAGCCAAGTTCCTCATGGTGCTCTGGGCGTTCATCGCCATCGTCATCGTCGTGTACTTCCTGTTCCTGGAGCACATGGGTGCCAAGGTGCTCATCATCCTGCTGTTCAGCCTCATCGGCATGGCCGGATCATTCGGGGTGGCCTGGTACGGCATTCGCGTCAACACCTTCGCCAACTCACGCACGGCACACGCCTCGCTCAAGGGTCGCCCGTTCGAGTGCTTCGACATTCCGCTGCGTTCGGGCATGAGCATCGGCATGGTGCTCATCAGTGTCGAGCTGTTCATGATGCTGGCGATCATGCTCCTGCTGCCCGGCGACCTGGCCGGCCCATGCTTCATCGGCTTCGCCATCGGTGAGTCGCTGGGAGCTGCCTGCCTGCGTATCGCCGGCGGCATCTTCACCAAGATCGCCGACGTGGGCGCGGACCTCATGAAGATCGCCTTCCACATCAAGGAGGACGACGCCCGTAACCCCGGCGTCATCGCCGACTGCACCGGTGACAACGCCGGTGACTCGGTGGGGCCGTCGGCCGATGGATTCGAGACCTACGGCGTCACCGGGGTCGCCCTGGTGACATTCATCCTCGGCGCGGTACCCAACCAGTCCGAACAGGTGCAGCTGCTGGTGTGGATCTTCGTGGTACGAGTCGTCATGTTGGTGGCGAGCTACCTGTCATACCTCGTCAACAACGCCATCGCCCGTGCGAAGTACGGCAAGGTTGACGAGTTCGACTTCGAGAAACCCCTGTCGAGTCTGGTGTGGATCACCTCGGCGATGTCGATCCTGCTCACGGCCCTGACGACGTGGTGGATGCTCGGCGGCATGGGTGACGGCACCATGTGGTGGAAACTCACCGTCATCATCTCGTGCGGCACCCTGGCCGGAGCCCTCATCCCCGAACTGGTCAAGGCCTTCACCTCCACCAACTCCCGTCACGTGCGCGAGGTCGTCACCAGCGCCAAGGAGGGCGGGGCGTCGCTGGACATCCTGTCGGGTCTGGTGGCCGGCAACTTCTCCGGGTACTGGCTGGGTGTGGCGATCGTCGCCCTCATGGGTGCCGCATTCCTGGTGTCGGGAACCGGATCGGGCTTGGGTGACATGGGTGCGATGAGCGAGGTGAAGTGGGCCGTCTTCGCTTTCGGTCTGGTGGCCTTCGGTTTCCTCGGCATGGGTGCGGTGACGATTGCCGTCGACTCCTACGGACCCGTCACCGACAACGCCCAGAGCGTCTACGAGCTGTCGACCATTGAGGAGCTGCCAGACATCGACGAGCAGGTGAAGGCCGAGTTCGGCTTCACTCCCCGGTGGAAGGTGGCCAAGCACTTCCTGGAGGCTCAGGATGGGGCGGGAAACACCTTCAAGGCCACCGCCAAGCCAGTGCTCATCGGGACGGCCGTCGTCGGCGCGACGACGATGATCTTCTCGATCATCATGATGCTCACCGATGGCTTGCAGAACACCACCGAGGTGACCAAGCTCGGCCTCACCCATGCCCCGTTCCTGCTGGGTCTCATCACCGGTGGAGCCATCATCTACTGGTTCTCCGGGGCCTCCATGCAGGCCGTCACCACCGGCGCCTACCGGGCCGTGGAGTACATCAAGGCCAACATGAAGCTGGATGCCACGGCCACCAAGGCCTCCGCCGAGGACTCGACCCGCGTCGTGCAGATCTGCACCGAGTACGCCCAGAAGGGCATGATCAACATCTTCCTGGCGGTGTTCTTCTCCGCCCTGGCCTTCGCCTTCGTCGATCCCTACTTCTTCATCGGCTACCTCATCTCGATCGCCGTCTTCGGCTTGTACCAGGCGATCTTCATGGCCAACGCCGGTGGTGCCTGGGACAACGCCAAGAAGATCGTCGAGGTGGATCTGGACGCCAAGGGAACACCACTGCACGACGCCTCGGTGGTCGGTGACACCGTGGGTGATCCGTTCAAGGACACCTCCTCGGTGGCCCTCAACCCAGTCATCAAGTTCACCACCCTGTTCGGCCTGCTTGCCGTGGAACTCGCCGTCTCGATCGGGGCCGGCCCACTCACCCACATCCTGGCCGTGATGTTCTTCCTCATCGCCGCGTTCTTCGTGTACCGCTCGTTCTACGACATGCGTATTCGTCGCACCGACGACGACTTCGTCTCCTTCGACGACGTCCCCCACGTCGATGACGGGCCAGCGGCGGTCGCCGGAGCCGGGCACGAGACGTCGCCCTCGAGTGATCCGAGGCCACGTCGAGTGGATCCGGAGCACTGA